Below is a genomic region from Streptomyces sp. RPA4-2.
TCGCCGTGGCGGACCTGTCCGCCGACGCGGGCTGGGCGGCCGCGGCGGACGGCGTGAGCCATGTGCTGCACGTGGCGTCCCCCTTTCCCGTCACGCCCCCGGAGAACGAGGACGAACTCGTCCTCCCGGCACGCGACGGCACGCTGCGGGTCCTCTCCGCGGCCCGCACCGCGGGCGTCCGACGCGTGGTGATGACCTCGTCCTTCGCAGCGGTCGGCTACACCGTCAAGCCCGACGACCGGTACTCGGAGGAGGACTGGACCGACCCTGGGACCGACGGCCTTCCCGCCTACCACAAGTCCAAGGTCCTCGCGGAGCGTGCGGCGTGGGACTTCGTGGAGACCGACGGGGGGATCGAGCTGGCGGTCGTCAACCCCGTGGGCATCTTCGGCCCCGTGCTGGGACCGCGCCTGGCCGCCTCGGTCACCATCGTCAGGTCCATGTTGACCGGCGGGATGCCGGTGGTGCCGCTCATGTACTTCGGCGTCGTCGACGTCCGCGACGTCGTGGACCTGCACCTGCGCGCCATGCTCCACCCCAAGGCGGCGGGAGAACGGTTCCTCGCGGTGGGCGGACCGTCGATCAGTTTCCTCGGGATGGCCCGGACCCTGCGAGCACACCTGCCCGCCGCGGCCGACGCACTGCCGTCCTCGGAGCTCACCCTCGAACAGATGCGTGAAGCGGCGAAGACGGAGCCGGCGCTGCGGGACGCGGCGGGACTGGGAGGCCGGATTCCCGTCATCAGCAGTGCCAAGGCGCGTTCCGTGCTCGACTGGGAACCCCGCGACGTCACCCGCACGGTCCGTGACACCGCCGACAGTCTCATCGAACTGGGCCTGGTGACCTTGACCGAAAAGCCCTAGTTCGAGCGTGCGATTCCGCGGTTCACGATGCCCGCGTCGTTCTGCGGTAGTCCCGGGGTGAGACGCCGTTGACCCGCTTGAAGGCCGTACTCAGCGCGCTCTCGGAGCCGTAGCCGACCGTGCGGGCGATGGCGGACACGGTGTCGGTTCCCCGGCGCAGGTGCCGGGAGGCGAGTTCCACCCGCCACCGGGTGAGGTAGTCGAGCGGCCCACGGCCGACCGTGCTCTTGAAGCGTGCGGCGAGCGTCGACCGCGACACGGCGCAGGCCTGCGCGAGCTCGGCGACCGTCCACGGATGCTCCGGCCGGCTGTGCAAGGAGGTCAGCGCCGCTGCCACCACCGGATCCCCGAGGCCCGCGAGCCAGCCGGAAACGGCCCCGGGCTCATGCGTGAGGTGCAGACGCAGGACATGGACGAGCATGACGACCGCCAGATGCTCGGCGACCAGTGTCGAGGCCATGGGGCCGTCCCGCAGCTCACGGTCGATCTGGGCGAGCGCCCATTGCAGGGTCTCTGCCTGAGGTGTTCGGGCGGGTACGTGTATCACCGGAGGCAGGTCTTCGAGCAGCAGTGTGCGCGCCCGGTCGCCGAACGAGAAACGGCCGCCGACGAGGAGAACCTCGTCCTCCCCGTTGCCCGCTCGCGCGACCCCGCCCTCGGACGAGGCGAAGACCTGGCCGGCGTCGACGGCCACCGCTTGCGGGTCGCTGCGGAGGGTGAAGCGCCGCGGCTGGGTCAGCAGATAGCAGTCCCCCTCTTCCAGGGCGAGCGGGTCGGCCATGCCCTCCAGCTCGAGGAGGCAGTGA
It encodes:
- a CDS encoding NAD-dependent epimerase/dehydratase family protein; protein product: MAAEIRASGASDAPEAGTVLVTGATGYVGGHMVARLLSEGYRTRVTVREPGRAAEVLALVRRAGVDREDLLEFAVADLSADAGWAAAADGVSHVLHVASPFPVTPPENEDELVLPARDGTLRVLSAARTAGVRRVVMTSSFAAVGYTVKPDDRYSEEDWTDPGTDGLPAYHKSKVLAERAAWDFVETDGGIELAVVNPVGIFGPVLGPRLAASVTIVRSMLTGGMPVVPLMYFGVVDVRDVVDLHLRAMLHPKAAGERFLAVGGPSISFLGMARTLRAHLPAAADALPSSELTLEQMREAAKTEPALRDAAGLGGRIPVISSAKARSVLDWEPRDVTRTVRDTADSLIELGLVTLTEKP
- a CDS encoding AraC family transcriptional regulator — its product is MDPLEDVLTLLDTRGHLSASLVAGGRWAIRFDAPSGVKFNAVRRGHCLLELEGMADPLALEEGDCYLLTQPRRFTLRSDPQAVAVDAGQVFASSEGGVARAGNGEDEVLLVGGRFSFGDRARTLLLEDLPPVIHVPARTPQAETLQWALAQIDRELRDGPMASTLVAEHLAVVMLVHVLRLHLTHEPGAVSGWLAGLGDPVVAAALTSLHSRPEHPWTVAELAQACAVSRSTLAARFKSTVGRGPLDYLTRWRVELASRHLRRGTDTVSAIARTVGYGSESALSTAFKRVNGVSPRDYRRTTRAS